A genomic window from Elaeis guineensis isolate ETL-2024a chromosome 3, EG11, whole genome shotgun sequence includes:
- the LOC105040858 gene encoding uncharacterized protein isoform X1, whose amino-acid sequence MVESGLSVRRVPWSPQARAAEAAAASGGSGNVDESKTRKHASLAARLAKNVIGMLTLRRPRLVAGFLFLLVLLVLLVAVLIHLSLPGYRAFPSFESSLVDSIDDLDSSASEFGILGVPRCSSKHEKTVEWTSKDLLKGLEEFVPIYETRPIKNYKDGMGFDHSFGLWFMTRWLKPDLMIESGVFKGHSTWVLRQAMPNTPIISISPHHPEEYPGKGPAYVDKNSTYFALMDFEDFTSLDWEIYIMEEHGISDFSRVLVFFDDHQSHLKRLKQALKAFILHAQICTSFSFLLDRLKQALKAGFQHIIFDNNYDTGTGDHYSLRQICDQYYTIGGGHSCIRDDDEARIRERRKSLWEKAVGIDELCGMNNAWWGIRGHMNDNFNRSSEYISYPEHVKNHRFLESVLDVYWELPPVAGPSLTHQTRYDPARSPNPIIEDGRFDLFQRLGLTRLEASVFNGYTQMVYLQISAPDSDR is encoded by the exons ATGGTGGAGAGCGGGCTTTCGGTTCGAAGGGTCCCTTGGAGCCCGCAGGCGCGCGCGGCAGAGGCCGCGGCGGCCTCCGGCGGGAGCGGCAATGTCGACGAGTCCAAGACCAGGAAACACGCCTCCCTCGCCGCCAGGCTCGCCAAGAACGTGATCGGAATGTTGACGCTCAGGCGGCCGCGGCTCGTCGCCGGCTTTTTGTTCCTCCTCGTCCTGCTCGTCCTTCTCGTCGCCGTCTTAATCCACCTCTCCCTGCCCGGCTACCGCGCCTTTCCTTCCTTCGAATCCTCTTTGGTCGACAGCATTGACGACCTCGACAGCAGCGCTTCCGAGTTCGGAATCCTCGGCGTGCCCCGGT GTAGCTCGAAACATGAAAAGACAGTGGAATGGACTTCAAAGGATCTGCTCAAAGGCTTGGAGGAATTTGTGCCGATATATGAAACTCGTCCAATCAAGAACTACAAGGATGGGATGGGCTTCGACCATAGCTTTGGGTTATGGTTCATGACACGCTGGCTCAAACCAGATCTGATGATAGAGAGTGGTGTTTTCAAGGGGCACTCCACATGGGTCCTTCGACAGGCAATGCCAAATACACCGATCATATCGATATCACCTCACCACCCAGAGGAGTATCCGGGGAAAGGACCAGCCTATGTTGATAAGAACAGCACATATTTTGCTTTGATGGATTTTGAGGATTTTACGAGTCTTGACTGGGAAATTTACATCATGGAAGAACATGGGATTTCGGATTTCAGTCGGGTTCTTGTATTCTTTGATGATCATCAAAGTCATTTGAAAAG ATTGAAGCAGGCTCTGAAAGCTTTTATACTTCATGCACAAATCTGCACTTCATTCTCATTTCTGTTGGACAGATTGAAGCAGGCTCTGAAAGCTGGCTTTCAGCATATCATATTTGACAACAATTATGACACTGGAACTGGTGACCATTATTCCTTGAGGCAGATTTGTGATCAGTATTACACCATAG GTGGTGGGCACTCCTGCATTAGGGATGATGATGAAGCAAGgataagagagagaagaaaaagtttGTGGGAGAAGGCTGTAGGCATAGATGAGCTATGTGGGATGAATAATGCATGGTGGGGTATCAGAGGGCACATGAATGACAATTTTAACCGCAGCAGTGAGTACATTTCGTATCCTGAACATGTTAAGAACCACAGGTTTTTGGAGTCGGTGTTAGATGTCTATTGGGAGTTGCCACCTGTGGCTGGTCCCTCCCTCACTCATCAAACAAGATATGACCCTGCCCGTTCCCCAAATCCAATCATCGAAGATGGCAGGTTTGACTTGTTCCAGAGGCTCGGTCTAACAAGGCTTGAAGCTTCTGTATTCAATGGATACACTCAGATGGTCTATCTTCAGATATCTGCCCCTGATTCTGACCGTTGA
- the LOC105040858 gene encoding uncharacterized protein isoform X2, translating to MVESGLSVRRVPWSPQARAAEAAAASGGSGNVDESKTRKHASLAARLAKNVIGMLTLRRPRLVAGFLFLLVLLVLLVAVLIHLSLPGYRAFPSFESSLVDSIDDLDSSASEFGILGVPRCSSKHEKTVEWTSKDLLKGLEEFVPIYETRPIKNYKDGMGFDHSFGLWFMTRWLKPDLMIESGVFKGHSTWVLRQAMPNTPIISISPHHPEEYPGKGPAYVDKNSTYFALMDFEDFTSLDWEIYIMEEHGISDFSRVLVFFDDHQSHLKRLKQALKAGFQHIIFDNNYDTGTGDHYSLRQICDQYYTIGGGHSCIRDDDEARIRERRKSLWEKAVGIDELCGMNNAWWGIRGHMNDNFNRSSEYISYPEHVKNHRFLESVLDVYWELPPVAGPSLTHQTRYDPARSPNPIIEDGRFDLFQRLGLTRLEASVFNGYTQMVYLQISAPDSDR from the exons ATGGTGGAGAGCGGGCTTTCGGTTCGAAGGGTCCCTTGGAGCCCGCAGGCGCGCGCGGCAGAGGCCGCGGCGGCCTCCGGCGGGAGCGGCAATGTCGACGAGTCCAAGACCAGGAAACACGCCTCCCTCGCCGCCAGGCTCGCCAAGAACGTGATCGGAATGTTGACGCTCAGGCGGCCGCGGCTCGTCGCCGGCTTTTTGTTCCTCCTCGTCCTGCTCGTCCTTCTCGTCGCCGTCTTAATCCACCTCTCCCTGCCCGGCTACCGCGCCTTTCCTTCCTTCGAATCCTCTTTGGTCGACAGCATTGACGACCTCGACAGCAGCGCTTCCGAGTTCGGAATCCTCGGCGTGCCCCGGT GTAGCTCGAAACATGAAAAGACAGTGGAATGGACTTCAAAGGATCTGCTCAAAGGCTTGGAGGAATTTGTGCCGATATATGAAACTCGTCCAATCAAGAACTACAAGGATGGGATGGGCTTCGACCATAGCTTTGGGTTATGGTTCATGACACGCTGGCTCAAACCAGATCTGATGATAGAGAGTGGTGTTTTCAAGGGGCACTCCACATGGGTCCTTCGACAGGCAATGCCAAATACACCGATCATATCGATATCACCTCACCACCCAGAGGAGTATCCGGGGAAAGGACCAGCCTATGTTGATAAGAACAGCACATATTTTGCTTTGATGGATTTTGAGGATTTTACGAGTCTTGACTGGGAAATTTACATCATGGAAGAACATGGGATTTCGGATTTCAGTCGGGTTCTTGTATTCTTTGATGATCATCAAAGTCATTTGAAAAG ATTGAAGCAGGCTCTGAAAGCTGGCTTTCAGCATATCATATTTGACAACAATTATGACACTGGAACTGGTGACCATTATTCCTTGAGGCAGATTTGTGATCAGTATTACACCATAG GTGGTGGGCACTCCTGCATTAGGGATGATGATGAAGCAAGgataagagagagaagaaaaagtttGTGGGAGAAGGCTGTAGGCATAGATGAGCTATGTGGGATGAATAATGCATGGTGGGGTATCAGAGGGCACATGAATGACAATTTTAACCGCAGCAGTGAGTACATTTCGTATCCTGAACATGTTAAGAACCACAGGTTTTTGGAGTCGGTGTTAGATGTCTATTGGGAGTTGCCACCTGTGGCTGGTCCCTCCCTCACTCATCAAACAAGATATGACCCTGCCCGTTCCCCAAATCCAATCATCGAAGATGGCAGGTTTGACTTGTTCCAGAGGCTCGGTCTAACAAGGCTTGAAGCTTCTGTATTCAATGGATACACTCAGATGGTCTATCTTCAGATATCTGCCCCTGATTCTGACCGTTGA